Proteins encoded by one window of Lathyrus oleraceus cultivar Zhongwan6 chromosome 1, CAAS_Psat_ZW6_1.0, whole genome shotgun sequence:
- the LOC127137343 gene encoding uncharacterized protein LOC127137343 yields the protein MGTKIEYSINPLAYSGDCNNFTLSGVDAREHYQNKEVKVINNHCSIGVNNLQNPMDKKLNRNNIESIKKTMQMHEDIFKNQVKELHRVYNVQKMLMDEHKNENKFWTPMNQGYFVQQPTQISFSHVQILKEDLMIKERSGSNSGDMIIKKRESDFDLEKPAASDCDDEDMEVDLTLCIGGSNQTKNKKKKSYNLLPLPNSYVSFQSDRIGDCSDPTTPMSSSSVTYDQDKNMPHWFSQGLKLK from the exons aTGGGAACAAAAATTGAATATTCCATAAATCCACTAGCATACTCAGGAGATTGCAACAACTTCACTTTGAGTGGTGTTGATGCCAGGGAACATTATCAAAACAAAGAAGTGAAAGTGATTAACAATCATTGTAGTATTGGAGTCAATAATTTGCAGAATCCAATGGACAAGAAGCTTAACCGAAACAACATAGAATCCATCAAAAAGACAATGCAGATGCACGAGGACATCTTCAAAAACCAG GTAAAGGAACTTCATAGAGTATACAATGTACAAAAAATGCTAATGGATGAGcacaaaaatgaaaataaattttGGACCCCTATGAACCAAGGTTATTTTGTTCAACAACCAACACAAATTTCATTTAGCCATGTCCAAATTTTGAAAGAGGATTTAATGATAAAGGAAAGAAGTGGAAGCAATTCAGGAGATATGataataaaaaaaagagaaagtGATTTTGATCTTGAAAAGCCAGCAGCAAGTGATTGTGATGATGAAGATATGGAAGTGGATTTAACTTTATGTATAGGAGGAAGCAACCAAACAAAGAATAAGAAGAAAAAGTCTTATAATTTGCTTCCATTACCAAATTCTTATGTCTCTTTTCAATCAGATAGAATTGGAGATTGTAGTGACCCTACCACACCAATGAGCAGCTCTAGTGTTACATATGATCAAGATAAAAATATGCCACATTGGTTTTCTCAAGGTTTAAAGCTTAAATAG